One window from the genome of Azospirillum sp. B510 encodes:
- a CDS encoding VOC family protein yields MKIIGLDALVFGVDDVADCARYLIDYGLTPVGSGPDGGRFEGLDGTAVVLARRDDPSLPPPLPTASTLRKTVYGVADAATLDAIAAELGRDREVRWLADGSLETVDDLGFALGFRVATPRPLSLPLEAANAPGVPAQRPTNALGVDAGAEPAKPRSLSHVVYFVPDVAKAEAFYADRLGFVTTDRFTKVGPFMRPAGCRDHHTLFMIQTPPFMQGCEHFTFHMGGPTEVLAAGRRMVERGYQSFWGPGRHIFGSNWFWYFNSPFGCHVEYDADMDHHDESWVAREAEAGADTSQIFLFQARELWFPSGPPPAKTA; encoded by the coding sequence ATGAAAATCATTGGACTTGACGCGCTTGTCTTCGGCGTCGACGACGTCGCCGACTGCGCGCGCTATCTGATCGATTACGGCCTGACGCCGGTTGGTTCCGGCCCGGATGGCGGTCGCTTCGAGGGGCTGGACGGCACCGCGGTCGTCCTGGCCCGCCGGGACGACCCGTCACTGCCGCCGCCGCTGCCGACCGCCAGCACTCTGCGCAAGACCGTCTACGGCGTCGCCGACGCCGCCACGCTGGACGCCATCGCGGCGGAACTGGGACGGGACCGCGAGGTCCGCTGGCTGGCCGATGGATCGCTGGAGACGGTGGACGATCTGGGCTTCGCGCTCGGCTTCCGCGTCGCCACGCCGCGGCCGCTGTCCCTGCCCTTGGAGGCCGCCAACGCGCCGGGCGTTCCGGCGCAGCGGCCGACCAACGCCCTGGGCGTCGATGCCGGGGCGGAACCGGCGAAGCCGCGCTCCCTGTCGCACGTCGTCTATTTCGTTCCCGACGTGGCGAAGGCGGAGGCGTTCTATGCCGACCGTCTGGGCTTCGTCACCACCGACCGCTTCACCAAGGTCGGCCCCTTCATGCGCCCGGCCGGGTGCCGGGACCACCATACGCTGTTCATGATCCAGACCCCGCCCTTCATGCAGGGGTGCGAGCATTTCACCTTCCACATGGGCGGACCCACCGAGGTTCTGGCGGCGGGTCGGCGGATGGTCGAGCGGGGCTATCAATCCTTCTGGGGGCCGGGCCGCCATATCTTCGGATCCAACTGGTTCTGGTACTTCAACAGCCCGTTCGGCTGCCATGTCGAATACGACGCGGACATGGACCATCATGACGAAAGCTGGGTGGCGCGGGAGGCGGAGGCCGGGGCCGACACCTCGCAAATCTTCCTGTTCCAGGCCCGCGAGCTTTGGTTCCCCAGCGGTCCGCCTCCGGCCAAGACGGCGTGA
- a CDS encoding SMP-30/gluconolactonase/LRE family protein translates to MTTLRASTANPLTGWRVDPNALTYVGTGLRRPECILAEPDGSLWTADARGVVHLRPDGAQRLIEGRPAKAEGGGAETLILGGSLPNGLAFDRNGDLLIANFGTDVIERMTRDGVLSTLCDGIDGQPLGKTNFVLTDSRGRIWFTVTTRQVPWTRSINERTADGYIGLIDERGARIVADGFCGTNEIHFDAEEQWLYVAETNARRISRLRVGADGSLTDREIYGPSDLGGFPDGFALDAAGNLWITLILTERLIALTPEGDVLTLLDDGQPAALAAYEAAYEQGAVTPALLGACAGTIAPLMASVTFGGPDLRTVYLGSLGGDRLPVFRSPVPGLPPAHWSNRAL, encoded by the coding sequence ATGACGACGCTTCGCGCGTCCACCGCCAACCCCTTGACGGGTTGGCGGGTGGACCCTAACGCCCTTACTTATGTCGGGACTGGCCTGCGCCGGCCGGAATGCATCCTGGCCGAACCGGACGGCTCGCTGTGGACGGCGGACGCGCGCGGCGTCGTCCATTTGCGCCCCGACGGCGCGCAACGCCTGATCGAGGGCCGTCCGGCGAAGGCCGAGGGAGGCGGCGCGGAAACGCTGATCCTGGGCGGCTCCCTGCCGAACGGACTGGCCTTCGACCGCAACGGCGATCTGCTGATCGCCAATTTCGGCACCGACGTCATCGAACGGATGACCCGCGACGGCGTGTTGTCCACCCTGTGCGACGGGATCGACGGCCAGCCGCTGGGCAAGACGAATTTCGTGCTGACCGACAGCCGGGGCCGGATCTGGTTCACGGTGACGACCCGGCAGGTTCCCTGGACCCGCTCGATCAACGAACGGACGGCGGACGGCTATATCGGACTGATCGACGAGCGGGGCGCCCGCATCGTCGCCGATGGGTTCTGCGGCACCAACGAAATCCATTTCGACGCCGAGGAGCAATGGCTCTACGTCGCAGAGACCAACGCGCGGCGGATTTCCCGCCTGCGGGTCGGCGCCGACGGCTCCCTGACCGACCGGGAGATTTATGGGCCGAGCGATCTCGGCGGGTTCCCGGACGGATTTGCGCTGGATGCCGCCGGCAACCTCTGGATCACCCTCATCCTGACCGAGCGTCTGATCGCCTTGACCCCTGAGGGCGACGTGCTGACCCTGCTGGACGACGGCCAACCCGCCGCGCTGGCGGCGTACGAGGCCGCCTATGAGCAGGGAGCCGTCACGCCCGCCCTGCTGGGTGCCTGCGCCGGGACGATCGCCCCGCTGATGGCCAGCGTGACCTTCGGCGGGCCGGACCTGCGCACCGTCTATCTGGGAAGTCTCGGCGGCGATCGCCTGCCGGTCTTCCGCTCCCCGGTTCCCGGCCTGCCGCCCGCGCACTGGTCCAATCGCGCGCTTTAG
- a CDS encoding fumarylacetoacetate hydrolase family protein, translating into MKLATLKNGAPDGRLVVVSRDLTRAVDAAAIAPTMRAALDHWERCEADLRALAQRLEEGSAAGAFPFEPKTAMAPLPRTCQFVDASAFLNHGNIMERAYNLTVRKQEGVPILIQRQGDDFRGPRDDYPMLDEDEQGDFEGEFAVITGDLPMGSSPAQAEGAIRLVTLFNDMSMRRHLFAEMQLGFGFIKAKPATVFAPVAVTPDELGEAWTDGRIALDLRIHRNGAWFGHPNGREMDWSFGELLAHLAYNRDLRAGTILGSGTVSNLDAATVGSACLAERRALEVIAKGEATSPTLRFGDRLRFEVVDAAGQSLFGAIDHAIVPARLPAAVNR; encoded by the coding sequence ATGAAGCTCGCCACGCTGAAGAACGGCGCTCCCGATGGCCGTCTGGTCGTCGTGTCGCGCGACCTGACGCGCGCGGTGGACGCGGCGGCCATCGCCCCGACCATGCGCGCCGCGCTGGACCATTGGGAGCGCTGCGAAGCGGATCTGCGCGCCCTGGCGCAACGGCTGGAGGAGGGCAGCGCCGCCGGCGCTTTTCCGTTCGAGCCGAAGACCGCCATGGCGCCGCTGCCGCGGACCTGCCAGTTCGTGGACGCCTCCGCCTTTCTCAACCATGGCAATATCATGGAGCGGGCCTACAACCTGACGGTTCGCAAGCAGGAGGGGGTGCCGATCCTGATCCAGCGCCAGGGCGACGATTTCCGCGGCCCCCGCGATGACTACCCGATGCTGGACGAGGACGAGCAGGGCGACTTCGAGGGGGAGTTCGCGGTCATCACCGGCGATCTGCCGATGGGCAGCAGCCCGGCGCAGGCGGAAGGCGCGATCCGGCTCGTCACTTTGTTCAACGACATGAGCATGCGCCGCCACCTGTTCGCCGAAATGCAGCTTGGTTTCGGCTTCATCAAGGCCAAGCCGGCCACGGTGTTCGCCCCGGTGGCGGTGACGCCGGACGAGTTGGGTGAAGCCTGGACCGATGGCCGCATCGCGCTGGACCTGCGCATCCACCGCAACGGCGCCTGGTTCGGCCATCCCAACGGGCGCGAGATGGATTGGAGCTTCGGCGAGCTTCTCGCCCATCTGGCGTACAACCGCGACCTGCGCGCAGGGACGATCCTGGGGTCCGGCACCGTGTCGAACCTTGACGCGGCGACGGTCGGCTCCGCCTGTCTGGCCGAGCGCCGGGCGCTGGAGGTCATCGCCAAGGGGGAGGCGACCAGCCCGACCCTGCGGTTCGGCGACCGGCTGCGGTTCGAGGTGGTCGATGCCGCGGGACAGTCGCTGTTCGGCGCCATCGACCACGCCATCGTTCCGGCGCGCCTCCCGGCGGCCGTGAACCGGTGA
- a CDS encoding WD40/YVTN/BNR-like repeat-containing protein translates to MMRRCSGAVSVALAGLLALGGPALAAPVPEPLDRPATLVRQPDRAAFQAVTAAGGRLVAVGERGLIVLSDDKGASWRQAKVPVSVTLTAVSFPTPTLGWAVGHYGVVLHSRDGGESWVRQLDGLAAARIVADSVPKDGSSPRLGRIVEEGPDKPFLDLFFPTKDAGFIVGAFGLALRTDDGGKSWSSLTLDLPNPDGLHLYAIRAGGDALYIAGEQGLLMRSDDGGRSFRRLSTPYRGSWFTLAADASGGVALAGLRGNAFRSADRGESWQPIELPGPVSVTASGRAPAVNGAPDRLLLANQAGQILATQEGGGVSLSVSPLPLPPLPMPTGLLAAGDGSLVVATLRGLWRVPASGASAAP, encoded by the coding sequence ATGATGCGACGTTGCAGTGGAGCGGTGTCGGTCGCCCTGGCGGGGCTGCTTGCCCTCGGCGGCCCGGCGCTGGCCGCGCCGGTGCCCGAACCGCTCGACCGGCCCGCCACCCTGGTCCGCCAGCCGGACCGCGCCGCCTTCCAGGCGGTTACGGCGGCGGGCGGGCGGCTGGTCGCGGTGGGCGAGCGGGGCCTGATCGTCCTGTCCGACGACAAGGGCGCATCCTGGCGTCAGGCGAAGGTTCCGGTCAGCGTGACCTTGACCGCCGTGAGTTTTCCCACCCCCACGCTGGGCTGGGCGGTCGGCCATTACGGCGTCGTGCTGCACAGCCGCGACGGCGGGGAAAGCTGGGTCCGGCAGCTCGACGGGCTTGCCGCCGCCCGCATCGTCGCCGACAGCGTTCCGAAGGACGGTTCCTCCCCCCGTCTCGGACGGATCGTCGAGGAGGGGCCGGACAAGCCCTTCCTCGACCTTTTTTTCCCGACCAAGGATGCCGGCTTCATCGTCGGGGCCTTCGGTCTGGCGTTGCGCACCGACGACGGCGGCAAGAGCTGGTCGTCCCTCACCCTCGATCTGCCCAACCCGGACGGGCTGCATCTCTACGCCATCCGCGCCGGGGGCGACGCGCTCTACATCGCGGGAGAGCAGGGGCTCCTGATGCGCTCCGACGATGGCGGGCGCAGCTTCCGCCGCCTGTCCACCCCCTATCGCGGCAGTTGGTTCACGTTGGCCGCGGACGCCTCCGGCGGGGTGGCGCTGGCCGGTCTGCGCGGCAACGCCTTCCGCTCCGCCGACCGGGGTGAAAGCTGGCAGCCGATCGAGCTGCCCGGCCCGGTCTCGGTGACGGCGTCCGGACGAGCGCCGGCGGTGAACGGCGCTCCCGACCGTCTGCTGCTGGCCAATCAGGCCGGGCAGATCCTGGCGACGCAGGAGGGGGGTGGCGTGTCTCTCTCCGTTTCGCCTCTGCCCCTGCCGCCGCTGCCGATGCCGACCGGCCTTCTGGCTGCCGGCGACGGGTCGCTGGTCGTCGCCACGCTGCGCGGTTTGTGGCGGGTTCCCGCCTCCGGCGCCTCCGCCGCGCCCTGA
- a CDS encoding alpha/beta hydrolase family protein, with the protein MFRYFPTNYGWDLSVNLALEMGARIGEIAEMCGPLQEAAKQPDATGTQAFRDVWEKMADKLCLLGEEDEARGRLMSAAEKYSRAATYLITCERLQAHGTPGRLALYRRHLEMFHKGVALSGENCERVEIPYGDSHLSALYVRASGVSGPAPLLVQVNGLDSTKEMKYRVGLPDSLAKRGVSSLIVDQPGTGEALRLQGLTARYDSEHWASRVVDWLETRPEVDPKRIGMEGVSLGGYYCPRAVAFEPRFACGVVWGANHDWRDVQKRRLEREGNFPVPHYWEHVRWVWGAKDMDDFMRIAENVHLDGVLDRIRVPFLVTHGEKDSQIPLKWAHRTYEQLVNSPKRELKIFTDREGGVQHSSFDNSINAGHYIADWVAETLGGRTAL; encoded by the coding sequence ATGTTTCGATACTTCCCCACCAACTACGGCTGGGATCTCTCGGTCAACCTCGCCCTGGAAATGGGCGCGCGGATCGGCGAGATCGCCGAGATGTGCGGCCCGTTGCAGGAGGCGGCGAAGCAGCCCGACGCGACCGGAACCCAGGCGTTCCGCGACGTCTGGGAGAAAATGGCGGACAAGCTGTGCCTGCTGGGAGAAGAGGACGAGGCGCGGGGCCGGCTGATGTCGGCGGCGGAAAAGTACAGCCGGGCGGCCACCTACCTGATCACCTGCGAACGGTTGCAGGCGCATGGCACGCCGGGACGGCTGGCGCTGTACCGCCGCCACCTTGAGATGTTCCATAAAGGGGTGGCCCTGTCGGGGGAGAATTGCGAGCGCGTCGAGATCCCCTATGGCGACAGCCACCTGTCGGCGCTCTACGTGCGGGCTTCCGGCGTGTCGGGTCCGGCTCCGCTGCTGGTGCAGGTGAACGGGCTGGATTCGACCAAGGAGATGAAATACCGGGTCGGGCTGCCCGACTCCCTGGCCAAGCGCGGCGTCTCCTCCCTGATCGTCGATCAGCCCGGCACCGGCGAGGCGCTGCGCCTCCAGGGACTGACCGCGCGTTACGACAGCGAGCATTGGGCCAGCCGCGTGGTCGATTGGCTGGAAACCCGCCCCGAGGTCGATCCCAAGCGGATCGGCATGGAAGGGGTGTCGCTGGGCGGCTACTACTGTCCGCGCGCCGTCGCCTTCGAGCCGCGCTTCGCCTGCGGCGTGGTGTGGGGCGCCAACCATGACTGGCGCGACGTCCAGAAGCGCCGGCTGGAGCGCGAGGGCAATTTCCCGGTCCCCCATTATTGGGAACATGTCCGCTGGGTGTGGGGCGCCAAGGACATGGACGACTTCATGAGGATCGCCGAGAACGTCCATCTCGACGGCGTGCTTGACCGCATCAGGGTTCCCTTCCTGGTGACTCATGGCGAGAAGGACTCGCAAATCCCCCTGAAATGGGCTCATCGCACCTATGAGCAACTGGTCAACAGCCCGAAGCGCGAATTGAAGATCTTCACAGACCGCGAAGGCGGCGTCCAGCATTCCAGTTTCGATAACAGCATCAACGCTGGCCATTACATCGCCGATTGGGTCGCCGAAACGCTCGGTGGCCGTACGGCTCTTTGA
- a CDS encoding Rieske (2Fe-2S) protein — protein sequence MDDAPPPLHQLALCRFEDLPSDGARGFDPLREGRDVLFIVRRGGALRAYRNSCPHWPGTPMAWRKDGYLSPDGAHIVCYAHGARFDIDTGDCLDGPCPGQSLQTIPLIRRADGLVLVPRDALESRTAS from the coding sequence ATGGACGACGCGCCCCCGCCGCTGCATCAGTTGGCGTTGTGCCGGTTCGAGGATTTGCCCTCCGACGGGGCGCGCGGCTTCGATCCGTTGCGCGAGGGGCGCGACGTTCTGTTCATCGTGCGGCGGGGCGGGGCGCTGCGGGCCTATCGCAACAGTTGTCCGCACTGGCCGGGCACGCCGATGGCCTGGCGCAAGGACGGCTATCTCAGCCCCGATGGAGCGCACATCGTCTGTTACGCCCACGGGGCGCGGTTCGATATCGACACGGGCGACTGTCTTGATGGACCCTGTCCGGGTCAGTCGCTGCAAACAATTCCTCTCATCCGTCGCGCGGACGGGCTCGTTCTGGTGCCGCGCGACGCCCTGGAGTCAAGGACAGCATCATGA
- a CDS encoding cyclase family protein has translation MLLTAKRRLVDLSIYLENDVLSDPPPLAPKITYQKHADTVPEFLQMLPGVRAENFPDGEAAAAEWVTLTTHNGTHLDAPWHFHSTMDAKLGERRKSITIDEVPLDWCLQPGVKLDFRHFPDGYVATAADVERELDRIGHTLQPLDIVLVNTRAGSCYGNTDYLGAGCGMGYEATMFLLERGVRLTGTDAWSWDAPFSYTAQKIAETGDTSLIWEGHKAGRDIGYCHLEKLHNLEALPGHGFLVSCFPHKIRGASAGWTRAVAIFEED, from the coding sequence ATGCTGCTCACCGCGAAGCGCCGGTTGGTCGACCTGTCGATCTACTTGGAAAACGACGTGCTGTCGGACCCGCCGCCGCTGGCCCCAAAGATCACTTACCAAAAACATGCCGATACGGTGCCGGAGTTCCTTCAGATGTTGCCCGGCGTCAGGGCCGAGAATTTTCCCGATGGCGAGGCGGCGGCGGCGGAGTGGGTGACGCTGACCACCCATAACGGCACGCATCTTGACGCCCCCTGGCATTTCCATTCGACGATGGACGCCAAGCTGGGCGAGCGGAGGAAGTCGATCACCATCGACGAGGTTCCGCTGGACTGGTGCCTCCAGCCCGGCGTGAAGCTGGATTTCCGGCATTTTCCCGATGGCTATGTCGCCACCGCCGCCGATGTCGAACGGGAGCTGGACCGGATCGGCCATACGCTGCAACCGCTCGACATCGTGCTGGTCAACACCCGCGCCGGATCCTGTTACGGGAACACCGATTATCTGGGGGCCGGCTGCGGCATGGGATACGAGGCGACGATGTTCCTGCTGGAACGCGGCGTCCGCCTGACCGGAACCGACGCCTGGAGCTGGGACGCGCCCTTTTCCTATACCGCGCAGAAGATCGCCGAGACCGGCGACACTTCGCTGATCTGGGAAGGGCACAAGGCCGGGCGCGACATCGGCTACTGCCATCTGGAGAAGCTGCACAATCTGGAGGCGCTGCCCGGCCACGGTTTCCTGGTCAGTTGCTTCCCCCACAAGATTCGCGGCGCGTCCGCCGGCTGGACCCGCGCCGTCGCGATTTTCGAAGAGGATTGA
- a CDS encoding FAD-dependent oxidoreductase, with protein MTSVVQNVLVIGGGFSGMSAAIELRKRGVSVDLVEIDEGWRSYGAGISIGGATLRAFRQLGILERFLEEGAASDGVDACAPDGTPLATLPTPRVAGPDVPGGGAILRPVLARILADATRASGTNVRLGCSFTTIDQDADGVTVGFTDGSTGRYDLVIGADGLYSKVRGAVFPDAPTPAYSGQGVWRAVLPLPAEVERCVMWVGPQIKVGVNPVSRDEMYLFVTENRAENTFIAPDRFLPLLDGLLAPFPAPLVQWIRGQLTADSHIVYRPLEGLLMPQPWHRGRVVLVGDAVHATTPHLASGACIGIEDALVLAEELERADRIAAGLEAFQDRRWERCRMVVENSRRLGEIEISGGDKREHTDIMRASMAALAQPI; from the coding sequence ATGACGTCGGTCGTTCAGAACGTGCTTGTCATCGGCGGCGGATTCTCCGGCATGTCGGCGGCGATCGAGCTGCGCAAGCGGGGGGTGTCCGTCGATCTGGTGGAGATCGATGAGGGGTGGCGCTCGTATGGCGCAGGCATCAGCATCGGCGGGGCGACCCTGCGCGCCTTCCGTCAGCTCGGCATCCTGGAGCGTTTCCTGGAGGAGGGGGCCGCCAGCGACGGGGTGGACGCCTGCGCTCCGGATGGAACCCCTCTGGCGACCCTGCCCACCCCGCGGGTCGCCGGTCCCGACGTGCCGGGCGGCGGCGCCATCCTGCGGCCGGTCCTGGCCCGGATCCTGGCTGACGCCACCCGCGCCTCGGGGACCAATGTGCGGCTGGGGTGCAGCTTCACGACGATCGACCAGGACGCGGACGGGGTGACGGTCGGCTTCACCGACGGAAGCACGGGGCGCTACGATCTGGTGATCGGGGCGGATGGGCTCTATTCCAAGGTGCGCGGGGCGGTGTTCCCGGACGCTCCCACCCCGGCCTACAGCGGGCAGGGGGTTTGGCGGGCCGTGCTGCCCCTGCCGGCGGAGGTCGAGCGCTGCGTCATGTGGGTCGGCCCGCAGATCAAGGTCGGCGTCAACCCGGTGTCGCGCGACGAGATGTATCTGTTCGTCACCGAGAACCGGGCCGAAAACACCTTCATCGCGCCGGATCGCTTCCTGCCGCTGCTCGACGGACTGCTGGCCCCGTTCCCGGCCCCGCTGGTTCAATGGATTCGCGGACAATTGACGGCGGATTCCCACATCGTCTACCGTCCGCTGGAGGGGCTGCTGATGCCACAGCCCTGGCATCGCGGCCGGGTCGTACTGGTCGGCGACGCGGTGCACGCGACCACCCCGCATCTGGCGTCCGGAGCCTGCATCGGCATCGAGGACGCGCTGGTGCTGGCCGAGGAGTTGGAACGCGCCGACCGGATCGCGGCGGGGCTTGAGGCGTTCCAGGATCGGCGCTGGGAGCGTTGCCGCATGGTGGTCGAGAACTCCCGCCGGCTGGGCGAGATCGAAATCTCCGGCGGCGACAAGCGCGAGCACACCGACATCATGCGCGCGTCGATGGCGGCGCTGGCGCAGCCGATCTGA